A window from Calliopsis andreniformis isolate RMS-2024a chromosome 5, iyCalAndr_principal, whole genome shotgun sequence encodes these proteins:
- the LOC143179070 gene encoding multiple inositol polyphosphate phosphatase 1 → MLDIRVFTILIIVCLETKLVLCDAETNYCYSDDQQPYIYANTKTAYQLNHGLIKNTSVPNCHPVQIWMLTRHGTRNPNEKEITNMKKYLPELQRNIIQNYEKHGSSRLCEKDIENLKRWRMNSSLNTENKEFLTEQGINDLTFIGKRFKNYLPELFQADSKDIQVDRYYFRSTDTQRTILSMKSFIRGAFGDVNMNMKVVPTKEDTLLKTHKICKRWREENEPSKNDEASTFLSGSEFQKLIHNVSRRLGFSDDLSLDDVVTMHYACIYERAWHVDKLSPWCAAFTENELEVFEYKEDLHYYYYSSYGDKLLRKIGCMPLQDMFNQFTKLENGDSREDLKGIFYYTHSSMVQLHLMSMGIAEDSTPLTSNNFNEMKNTRKWRTSHLIPFAANFAAVFYKCDSSNKVRFYLNERPLDYKGCHEGVCDWEYVKEKLGSVASQCNVNFCM, encoded by the exons ATGTTGGATATAAGAGTCTTTACAATATTAATTATAGTCTGTCTTGAAACTAAATTAGTTTTATGTGATGCTGAAACAAATTATTGTTACTCTGATGACCAACAACCATATATATACGCAAACACTAAAACAGCCTATCAGCTCAACCATGGTCTAATTAAAAATACTAGTGTTCCCA ACTGTCATCCAGTACAAATATGGATGCTGACAAGGCATGGAACCCGAAATccaaatgaaaaagaaattacAAACATGAAAAAGTATTTACCGGAATTGCAACGTAACATAattcaaaattatgaaaaacaTGGGA GTAGCCGTTTGTGCGAGAAAGATATAGAGAATTTGAAGAGATGGAGGATGAATTCAAGTCTTAATACAGAGAATAAAGAATTTTTAACAGAGCAGGGTATAAACGATTTAACATTTATCGGAAAacgatttaaaaattatttgccTGAACTTTTCCAGGCTGATTCGAAGGATATACAAGTAGATAGATATTAT TTCAGATCCACAGACACTCAACGAACCATACTTAGTATGAAGTCCTTCATCCGTGGAGCCTTTGGAGATGTAAATATGAACATGAAAGTGGTACCAACCAAGGAAGACACTTTACTAAAA ACTCATAAAATTTGTAAGCGTTGGCGGGAAGAAAATGAACCATCGAAAAATGATGAAGCTTCTACCTTTCTGTCTGGCTCCGAATTTCAGAAACTAATTCACAATGTCAGTCGACGACTTGGCTTCTCAGATGACCTCTCCTTAG ATGATGTCGTAACTATGCATTATGCGTGTATTTACGAGAGAGCTTGGCACGTTGATAAATTATCTCCTTGGTGCGCGGCTTTCACTGAGAATGAGTTAGAAGTATTCGAATATAAGGAAGatcttcattattattattacagtagtTACGGTGACAAACTGCTAAGGAAAATCGGATGCATGCCGTTGCAGGACATGTTTAACCAATTTAC GAAATTGGAAAATGGAGACTCAAGAGAAGACCTAAAAGGTATTTTTTACTACACCCATAGTTCAATGGTCCAATTACACTTAATGTCAATGGGAATCGCAGAAGATTCAACACCTTTGACAAGTAACAACTTTAACGAAATGAAAAATACAAGAAAGTGGCGTACTTCCCATCTGATACCTTTCGCCGCGAATTTCGCGGCTGTCTTTTACAA GTGCGATTCTTCTAATAAAGTAAGATTTTATTTAAATGAAAGGCCTTTGGACTACAAAGGCTGTCATGAAGGTGTTTGTGATTGGGAATACGTTAAGGAGAAATTGGGATCTGTTGCTTCACAGTGCAATGTAAACTTTTGTATGTAG
- the LOC143179419 gene encoding dynein light chain Tctex-type protein 2 yields the protein MLAISTMPFQQDLCDKEQDYEHEALKYQNTYRLEAYNTFKADLVEKIIETILSNKLENVSYDAAVCPKLCESVATDIRDRIKKLNFDRCKIVVNMAIIEKASQSVQTSIGFLWDIGRDNYSTFMYEARTFHAYCCVFGLYYE from the exons ATGCTTGCTATATCTACTATGCCTTTTCAACAAGACCTGTGCGATAAGGAGCAAGATTACGAACACGAG GCATTGAAGTATCAAAATACTTATCGTCTGGAGGCATATAATACTTTTAAAGCTGATTTAGTCGAGAAGATCATAGAAACAATATTATCTAATAAACTAGAAAATGTATCTTATGATGCCGCTGTGTGTCCAAAACTTTGTGAATCAGTGGCTACAGACATTAGAGacagaataaaaaaattaaacttCGACAG ATGTAAAATTGTAGTCAACATGGCTATCATTGAGAAGGCAAGCCAATCTGTACAAACATCGATTGGATTCCTTTGGGATATTGGAAGGGATAATTATTCAACATTCATGTACGAAGCACGAACATTTCACGCTTACTGCTGTGTATTTGGCCTTTACTACGAGTAA